The following is a genomic window from Burkholderia oklahomensis C6786.
CCCGTCGCCGGCTCGATCTACACGTATTCGTACGCGACCCTCGGCGAGCTCGTCGCGTGGATCATCGGCTGGGACCTGATGCTCGAATACGGGCTCGCGGCGTCCGCGGTGTCGGTCGGCTGGTCCGGCTACCTGCAGTCGCTGCTGCAGGGCTTCGGCGTGTCGCTGCCCGCGGCGCTCACCGCCGCGCCGGGCGCGCTGCCGGGCGTCGTCACCTACTTCAACCTGCCCGCGTTCCTCGTGATGATCATCATCACGACGCTGCTGTCGATCGGCATCCGCGAGTCGACGCGCGTGAACAACATCATGGTGTTCATCAAGGTCGCGGTCGTGCTGCTCGTGATCGCGGTCGGCGTCTTCCACGTGACGCCCGCGAACTGGAAGCCGTTCATGCCGCACGGCTGGAACGGCGTGTTCGGCGCGGCGGCCGTGATGTTCTTCGCGTTCATCGGCTTCGACGCGGTGTCGTCGGCGGCCGAGGAAGTGAAGAATCCGAAGCGCGATCTGCCGATCGGCATCATCGCGTCGCTCGGCGTGTGCGCGTTCCTGTACGTCGCGGTCGCGGCCATCGCGACGGGCATCGTGCCGTGGGCGCAGTACGCGAACGTCTCGCATCCGATCTCGTACGCGCTGCAAGTCGCGGGCGAGAAGTGGGTCGCGGGCTTCATCGACCTCGGCGCCGTCGTCGGCATGCTGACCGTGATTCTCGTGATGAGCTACGGCCAGACCCGGATCATCTTCGCGATGTCGCGCGACGGCCTGCTGCCCGCCGCGCTGTCGCGCGTGCATCCGCGCTTCGCGACGCCGTTCCTGACGACCTGGCTCGTCGGCCTGTTCTTCGGCCTGATCGCCGCGCTGATCCCGCTCAACGTGCTCGCCGAGCTGATCAACATCGGCACGCTCGCCGCGTTCTCGATGGTGTCGATCGCGGTGCTCGTGCTGCGCCGCACGCACCCGGATCTGCCGCGCGCGTTCCGCTGCCCGGGCGTGCCGGTGGTGCCGATCCTCGCGGTCGCCGCGTGCCTGTTCCTGATGCTGAACCTGCAGCCCGTCACGTGGATTGCGTTCGGGACGTGGCTCGTGATCGGCCTCTTCGTGTACTTCGCGTACTCGCGCCGTCATTCGAAGCTCGCGCACGGCGCCGAGCAGCACTGACGCGTTTCCCGCGTATCGCGCGCGGCGAGCCTGCCCCGGGCGGCTCGCCGACGCGCGCGACAAGCGCTCCCGACTTCCGGGAGCGTTTTTTTTTGCGCGCGCGACCGCTCATGCACGCTTTCATCGGACGCGCCATAATCGCGCCATCGAGCGGCCGGCATTTCCGCCGGCCGGGACGTCGCAAGGACCGGATCAATCATGGAAAGCATGGATCTCGACGTGCTGAGAACGGGCGCGCGCTGGCTTGGCGAAGGCCGCCGCGCGTTGCTCGTGACGGTCGTGCGGACCTGGGGGTCGTCGCCGCGCCCGGAGGGCGCGATGCTCGCGGTGCGCGACGACGGGCTCGTCGTCGGCTCGGTGTCGGGCGGCTGCATCGAGGACGATCTGATCGCGCGCGTGCAGGCGTCGGGCGTCGCGAGCTGGGCGCGGCCCGAGGCGGTCAAGTACGGCGTGACGGCCGAAGAGGCGCATCGCTTCGGCCTGCCTTGCGGCGGCACGATCGAGCTCGTGCTCGAGCCGCTCGCGCCGACAAGCGGCATCGCGGCGCTGTGCGACGCGGTCGAGCGCGGCCGGCTCGTGACGCGCACGCTCGATCTCGCGACGGGCGAAGCGGCGCTCGCGCCCGCGATCGCGACCGATGGGCTCTACTTCGACGGCGCGCGCCTCGTGACGATTCACGGGCCGCGATACCGGATGCTCGTGATCGGAGCGGGGCAACTGTCGCGCTATCTGTGCCAGATCGCGGTCGGGCTCGACTATCAGGTGACGGTCTGCGATCCGCGCGAAGCGTACACGGACGCGTGGGACGTGCCGGGCACGCGGCTCGTGCGGACGATGCCCGACGACGCCGTGCTCGACATGCGGCTCGACCGCCGCTCGGCGGTGATCGCGTTGACGCACGATCCGAAGCTCGACGATCTCGCGCTGATGGAGGCGCTGAAGACGCCGGCATTCTACGTCGGCGCGCTCGGCTCGCGGCGCAACAGCCAGGCGCGGCGCGAGCGGCTGCGCGAGTTCGATCTGAGCGCGGCGGAGCTCGCGCGGCTGCATGGCCCGGCGGGCATCTACATCGGCAGCCGCACGCCGCCGGAGATCGCGGTGTCGATTCTCGCCGAAGTGACGGCGGCGAAGAACGGTGTGTCGCTGCCGACGCTCCTGCAGGTCGAAGGGGCGAAAGCGGCGCGGGAGATGGCTGCTAGCAGCGATGCCGCCTGTGGGATTTAGCGCGGCGACGGCGCACATCGATCACTGGCCGGCTTCGTCGCTCTTCGTCTTTCGGCTCGTTGTTCGCCGCCGTATGTTGTTCGCCGGTCGCCGGTCGATCATGGATCGGTCGCCCGCTTGATCACGCGACTGTCCGGCCATTCGGTCAGCGCTCATCCGCATCGAGGAATTGCCCGCTCAGGCAGGCTTTTTTTTCGTCGGCTCGGCTTGCGTGCGTAGAAGCAGACAGGCGGGAAACGGCATATTCCGGCCGACGCTCCGGCGCCGCGGATGGAAGGCCGCTCATCCGGCAGTCAACTCGACAGCGAAAGAAGGCACGGCCCGCGCGGAACTCGATGTGCCGTGCGATGCGCGCCGATTCGATATCGACGACGAAGCGCACCGCACGCCGCGACGCGACGCCCCGGAACTCGCATCGCGATCGGCCGTCAGGACAAGCCCGCCGCGAGCGCCGCGGCGACCGAGCCGACGACGAGCACGACACCGACCGTGCGCCGCTTGTTGAGCTCGGTCCAGAGCAGCACGCCCGTCAGCGACAGCAGAACCATCGAACCCGCGATCGTATCCATCAGCAGCACCCAGAACAGATTCATTCCGACGCCGCGGTGCAAGTTGTTGAGCGTCGTGAGGAATGCGTTGTCGGTGCGCTTCACCGACGCGTAGCCGTTCCCCATCCAGTACTCGACCTGCACGTTGCCGTGCGGGCCGAAGATGCCGAACTGCCAGTGCTCGGGCTGCGTGACGCGGCGCTCGCCCCATGCGACGGGCTGCGCCGGCTCCTTCCGAATGCGGCCGAGCCGGCCGTCGAACGCGAGCTCGCGCCCGACCCAAGCGGCCATCGCGACGGGCGTCGCGGGCGCGGGCGACGGCAGCGCGAGCTGCAACTGGCTGACCTGCGGCTCGCCGGACGAGATCTTGAGCGGCGGCGCGCGGTGATTGAGCAGCACGCCCGTCACGCCGAACAGGAGGCCGAGCA
Proteins encoded in this region:
- a CDS encoding amino acid permease, encoding MSLFRKKNVDRMIAGAHAAGLKKALGAVDLTFLGIGAIIGTGIFVLTGTGAVQAGPALMLAFVVAAIACGLAALSYAEFASTIPVAGSIYTYSYATLGELVAWIIGWDLMLEYGLAASAVSVGWSGYLQSLLQGFGVSLPAALTAAPGALPGVVTYFNLPAFLVMIIITTLLSIGIRESTRVNNIMVFIKVAVVLLVIAVGVFHVTPANWKPFMPHGWNGVFGAAAVMFFAFIGFDAVSSAAEEVKNPKRDLPIGIIASLGVCAFLYVAVAAIATGIVPWAQYANVSHPISYALQVAGEKWVAGFIDLGAVVGMLTVILVMSYGQTRIIFAMSRDGLLPAALSRVHPRFATPFLTTWLVGLFFGLIAALIPLNVLAELINIGTLAAFSMVSIAVLVLRRTHPDLPRAFRCPGVPVVPILAVAACLFLMLNLQPVTWIAFGTWLVIGLFVYFAYSRRHSKLAHGAEQH
- a CDS encoding XdhC family protein; its protein translation is MESMDLDVLRTGARWLGEGRRALLVTVVRTWGSSPRPEGAMLAVRDDGLVVGSVSGGCIEDDLIARVQASGVASWARPEAVKYGVTAEEAHRFGLPCGGTIELVLEPLAPTSGIAALCDAVERGRLVTRTLDLATGEAALAPAIATDGLYFDGARLVTIHGPRYRMLVIGAGQLSRYLCQIAVGLDYQVTVCDPREAYTDAWDVPGTRLVRTMPDDAVLDMRLDRRSAVIALTHDPKLDDLALMEALKTPAFYVGALGSRRNSQARRERLREFDLSAAELARLHGPAGIYIGSRTPPEIAVSILAEVTAAKNGVSLPTLLQVEGAKAAREMAASSDAACGI
- a CDS encoding PepSY-associated TM helix domain-containing protein, coding for MNAPESIEKHTGVVVPYPGVPRKLGDAELAERRRRSRRATFIKWLRKVHGWVGLWGAVLGLLFGVTGVLLNHRAPPLKISSGEPQVSQLQLALPSPAPATPVAMAAWVGRELAFDGRLGRIRKEPAQPVAWGERRVTQPEHWQFGIFGPHGNVQVEYWMGNGYASVKRTDNAFLTTLNNLHRGVGMNLFWVLLMDTIAGSMVLLSLTGVLLWTELNKRRTVGVVLVVGSVAAALAAGLS